The proteins below come from a single Candidozyma auris chromosome 3, complete sequence genomic window:
- the MCA1 gene encoding Ca(2+)-dependent cysteine protease MCA1 encodes MFPGSNQGRTYNNYQGQQGYNQQGYNNYGPPQGPPPGQYGAPPGPPPGQWGPPSGPPPRNYQQGGGNLNSPDFYQQQQQYQQAQSRMHEQMGNFTRQHGGQSFEGNNGAISGPPPSAPQSFGHNSNMTFQYSNCSGKRKALLIGINYYGTKNELRGCINDVKNMSRFLNEYFGYSYDDMVILTDDQRELARIPTRENIIRAMQWLVKDARPNDSYFFHISSHGGLVPDENGDEEDGFDSCIYPLDFERAGPLVDDTMHDLMVKPLPQGCRLTALFDCCHSGTALDLPFVYSTKGVVKEPNVWKDAGTGAFKAFMDYERGDIGGAISAVSGIFKKVTNARSVNRDAIIQSKMSAADVISMSGCKDDQTSADAKEAGQNTGAMSWAFISVLKQSNNHSYLSLLNEMRNLLSAKYSQKPQLSCSHPQDMNLRFIM; translated from the coding sequence ATGTTTCCAGGCTCCAACCAAGGCAGAACGTACAACAACTACCAGGGCCAGCAAGGTTACAACCAGCAAGGCTACAATAACTATGGTCCTCCTCAAGGTCCCCCACCTGGCCAGTACGGTGCTCCCCCTGGCCCTCCTCCAGGCCAATGGGGACCTCCATCTGGACCACCTCCACGGAACTACCAACAGGGAGGAGGCAATCTCAACTCCCCGGATTTCtatcagcagcagcagcagtaTCAGCAGGCTCAATCGAGAATGCACGAGCAGATGGGCAACTTCACCAGACAGCATGGAGGTCAATCGTTTGAGGGAAACAACGGTGCCATTTCCGGCCCTCCTCCTCTGGCCCCACAAAGTTTCGGGCACAATTCGAACATGACTTTCCAGTACTCAAACTGTTCGGGTAAAAGAAAAGCGCTCTTGATAGGTATCAATTACTACGGCACCAAGAACGAATTGCGTGGGTGTATCAACGATGTCAAGAACATGAGCCGTTTTTTGAACGAGTACTTTGGTTATTCGTACGATGATATGGTGATCTTGACCGATGATCAGCGAGAATTGGCGAGAATTCCCACTAGAGAAAATATCATCAGGGCCATGCAATGGCTTGTCAAAGACGCCAGACCTAACGATTCTTACTTCTTCCACATTTCCTCTCACGGAGGTTTGGTTCCTGATGAGAATGGCGACGAGGAAGACGGCTTTGACTCGTGCATATACCCTCTTGACTTCGAAAGAGCTGGCCCTCTTGTGGACGACACAATGCACGACTTGATGGTGAAGCCATTGCCACAGGGATGCCGTTTGACGGCCTTGTTTGACTGCTGTCACTCTGGTACCGCGTTGGACTTGCCCTTTGTGTACTCTACGAAAGGTGTAGTGAAGGAGCCAAACGTGTGGAAGGACGCTGGAACGGGCGCTTTCAAAGCATTCATGGATTACGAGCGAGGAGACATTGGCGGGGCCATTTCTGCTGTGAGCGgcattttcaagaaggtcaCCAACGCCAGAAGCGTCAACAGAGATGCCATCATCCAAAGCAAAATGTCAGCCGCCGATGTTATCTCCATGTCTGGATGTAAGGACGATCAGACATCGGCGGACGCCAAAGAGGCTGGTCAGAATACGGGTGCCATGAGTTGGGCCTTCATCTCAGTGTTGAAGCAGAGCAACAACCACTCGTACCTTTCCCTTTTGAACGAGATGAGAAACCTCCTCTCTGCCAAATACTCACAGAAGCCTCAGTTGAGTTGCTCGCATCCTCAGGATATGAACTTGAGGTTTATCATGTAG
- the HLJ1 gene encoding type I HSP40 co-chaperone HLJ1, translating to MSHSADQEKIVLKILSHQPHQYYEILSVTKTASDGEIKKSYRKLAIKLHPDKNPHPRAAEAFKYLNKAWEVLSDPSKRKIFDQTGADPDSRGAAGYSSASAYGGSPFGNTSGFTQHRFNSDFSDDIFNMFFGGGMPQGQTFTFGNNGFMFNTFGGVPEDFFTNVRARSQQRRQQERRYEEQQRRKQPSGWDTIMQILPLIIIILGMLLSTLFAEDTPDFSFSKTSKFNVQRKTPVHNIPFYVKPGFTKDISDRQLKNFDKKVEASYIRDTQNNCAREQIKRNDLMEDAQGWFFTDQRKLEQAEKMPMPNCRKLRDMGIL from the coding sequence ATGTCTCACTCCGCAGATCAAGAGAAGATCGTGCTCAAAATCTTGTCTCACCAACCGCATCAGTACTATGAAATTCTCTCGGTAACAAAAACCGCCTCCGATggagagatcaagaaatcgTATAGAAAGCTAGCGATCAAGCTTCATCCAGACAAAAACCCACATCCACGAGCAGCGGAAGCGTTCAAGTATCTCAACAAAGCATGGGAAGTGCTCAGTGACCccagcaaaagaaaaatattCGATCAGACTGGCGCTGACCCTGACCTGAGAGGAGCTGCTGGCTACTCTTCTGCATCTGCCTACGGAGGATCTCCATTTGGCAATACTTCGGGGTTCACTCAGCACAGGTTTAACTCCGACTTCTCAGATGATATATTCAATATGTTCTTTGGAGGCGGCATGCCTCAAGGGCAGACATTCACATTTGGCAACAACGGCTTCATGTTCAATACTTTTGGCGGTGTTCCTGAAGATTTTTTCACGAATGTACGAGCAAGATCACAGCAGAGAAGAcagcaagaaagaagataCGAAGAGCAGCAACGGAGAAAGCAGCCATCGGGTTGGGATACTATTATGCAGATTCTTCCGTTGATCATTATCATCCTCGGAATGCTCTTGTCGACGCTATTTGCTGAGGACACGCCAGACTTTTCATTCAGCAAGACGTCCAAGTTCAACGTCCAGAGAAAGACGCCCGTGCATAACATTCCATTCTACGTCAAGCCAGGCTTCACTAAAGACATCAGCGATAGACAACTCAAAAACTTTgacaagaaggtggaggCGCTGTACATAAGAGATACCCAGAACAACTGTGCAAGAGAGCAGATCAAGAGAAACGATCTAATGGAGGACGCTCAGGGGTGGTTTTTCACCGACCAGCGCAAGCTAGAGcaagcagagaagatgcCTATGCCCAACTGCCGGAAATTGAGAGATATGGGAATCTTGTAG
- the SPS20 gene encoding Sps20p — translation MSTLDQSFVKNSVWKPDLFKGKVAFVTGGAGTICRVQVEALVLLGANAAIIGRNPEKTEKAAAEIQALRPGAKVIGIGKVDVREVEQLAAAAKKTVDELGKIDFVIAGAAGNFLSDFNHLSANAFKSVVSIDLLGSYNTIKATFSELKKNKGVILFVSATLHYYGVPFQSHVGAAKAGIDALSNALAVELGPLGIRSNCIAPGAIAGTEGFDRLVQSGSEEGQNKVPLARWGTTKDIAEATVYLFSPAASYVTGTIQVVDGGFWHLGSFAGDFYPSVIKQQNSIDNPKL, via the coding sequence atgagCACCTTGGACCAGTCTTTTGTTAAAAACTCCGTGTGGAAACCAGACCTCTTTAAAGGTAAAGTTGCATTTGTCACTGGTGGTGCCGGCACCATCTGTAGAGTGCAAGTTGAGGCGCTTGTGCTTTTGGGTGCCAACGCTGCCATCATTGGCAGAAACCCAGAGAAAACCGAGAAGGCTGCTGCCGAGATCCAGGCGTTGAGACCAGGTGCCAAAGTGATTGGCATTGGTAAGGTCGACGTGAGAGAAGTGGAGCAGTTGGCTGCTGCGGCTAAGAAGACTGTTGACGAGTTGGGTAAGATCGACTTTGTCATTGCTGGTGCTGCGGGAAACTTCCTCTCTGACTTCAACCACTTGTCTGCCAACGCCTTCAAGTCTGTGGTGCTGATTGACTTGTTGGGCTCGTACAACACCATTAAGGCCACTTTCAgtgagctcaagaagaacaagggTGTGATTCTTTTCGTGTCGGCGACCTTGCACTACTACGGTGTGCCCTTCCAGTCGCATGTGGGTGCGGCCAAGGCCGGTATCGACGCCTTGTCGAACGCCTTGGCTGTTGAGCTCGGGCCCTTGGGCATCAGATCCAACTGTATTGCTCCTGGCGCTATCGCCGGCACCGAAGGTTTCGACAGATTGGTGCAGTCGGGCTCGGAGGAGGGCCAAAACAAGGTTCCTTTGGCCAGATGGGGTACCACGAAAGACATTGCTGAAGCCACTGTCTACTTGTTCTCGCCAGCTGCATCTTACGTCACTGGTACCATCCAGGTTGTCGACGGTGGTTTCTGGCACCTTGGCTCGTTTGCCGGTGACTTTTACCCTTCTGTGATCAAGCAGCAGAACAGTATCGACAACCCAAAGTTGTAG